The following are encoded together in the Malaya genurostris strain Urasoe2022 chromosome 3, Malgen_1.1, whole genome shotgun sequence genome:
- the LOC131437936 gene encoding uncharacterized protein LOC131437936 — MRSIIFKPDCERDVCATNLKLQSIFRNFESPFVLNSSHILEISYKIRNLGEAAYGTVLEVAFSQNVSFLKKMDFCEETPEGLSCMINYGQAVRQGSDVFVNFTLDGHRLTGKQLTIQGRLFSDGNETVSADNEILDVIQLRSLSNLVAVGSYYPSHINLHVQNSNVTIQTKLDVYNFGPSDMTKPYVHLFVPVGFIIGKTNVTFIRWNEENLKITHKGTVLKSTERILTNRPKTNASILLIEKLSAQDQFLLNKKGTTIVCDNSTVICKSVSFKLDSIVTNSEPIRVELSMGISLHSIRRHMDDDVEKLSLYITFGFDGSTEEIQLTTAGSLVLYRNIAAVPLWIYIASGLFGIVVLSVITYVLHKHQFFKRMVPPDEETDKPSMDGFSNVAFTEGSIMMIATSST, encoded by the exons ATGCGAAGTATCATTTTCAAACCGGACTGCGAGCGAGACGTTTGTGCCACTAATCTGAAACTACAAAGCATCTTCCGCAACTTCGAGTCTCCATTTGTGCTAAACAGTAGCCACATCTTGGAGATCAGCTACAAAATTCGCAACTTGGGTGAAGCTGCCTACGGAACGGTTTTGGAAGTGGCTTTTTCTCAAAATGTAAGTTTCCTGAAGAAAATGGACTTTTGTGAAGAGACTCCCGAAGGGTTAAGCTGTATGATCAACTACGGACAAGCAGTGAGGCAAGGTTCGGATGTGTTCGTTAATTTCACCCTGGATGGGCACAGATTAACGGGAAAGCAACTGACAATCCAAGGACGGCTGTTCAGCGATGGAAATGAAACGGTCAGTGCGGATAACGAGATACTGGATGTCATTCAGCTGAGAAGCTTGAGTAATTTGGTTGCAGTTGG ATCCTACTATCCATCTCATATAAATCTACATGTACAAAACTCGAATGTTACAATTCAAACTAAGTTGGACGTCTATAATTTCGGACCGAGTGATATGACGAAACCTTACGTACATTTGTTCGTCCCGGTAGGCTTCATTATTGGTAAAACGAATGTAACATTTATTAGATGGAACGAAGAAAACTTGAAG ATTACCCATAAAGGAACAGTTTTGAAATCAACCGAGAGGATACTGACAAACCGTCCGAAAACCAACGCATCGATATTGTTGATAGAGAAGTTAAGCGCTCAAGATCAATTTTTACTAAACAAAAAAGGAACCACAATCGTGTGTGACAATTCTACCGTCATTTGCAAAAGTGTATCATTTAAGTTAGACAGCATTGTCACGAACAGTGAACCGATACGTGTCGAGCTGAGCATGGGAATTTCATTGCATTCCATAAGGCGACACATGGACGATGACGTGGAGAAACTATCGCTTTACATCACGTTCGGGTTCGACGGCTCGACGGAAGAGATTCAGCTGACCACCGCGGGTAGCTTAGTGCTGTACAGAAACATTGCCGCCGTGCCACTTTGGATTTACATTGCGTCTGGCTTGTTTGGAATAGTCGTTCTCTCGGTTATCACGTATGTTCTCCACAAA CACCAATTTTTCAAGCGAATGGTTCCACCCGACGAAGAGACGGATAAACCCAGCATG GATGGTTTTTCCAATGTTGCGTTCACCGAGGGCAGCATAATGATGATAGCAACCAGCTCAACATGA
- the LOC131437937 gene encoding LIM/homeobox protein Awh-like isoform X1: MKTEYKSCGGCSEQITDRYIFEVSGCAWHGSCLRCSVCYCSLERQTSCYFKDGEVYCKTDYIKKFKTSCAKCSRSISPSDWVRRARDFVFHLACFACDSCGRQLSTGEQFAIIDDRVLCKTHYMELIDDGTTSSEDGCDAEGNGKNKTKRIRTTFTEEQIQILQANFQIDSNPDGQDLERIALATGLSKRVTQVWFQNSRARQKKHGEIYSPGTDVCDTNRFVSFAVPRGQELFNGLRSDLNNNSNSNDSHSQGGTPISEECALAKASIFNHHGFINLMV, encoded by the exons ACGGAATACAAATCCTGCGGTGGCTGCTCAGAACAGATCACCGATCGGTACATCTTCGAAGTGAGTGGTTGCGCGTGGCACGGATCCTGTCTGCGATGTAGTGTATGCTACTGCTCCCTGGAACGTCAGACCTCGTGCTACTTCAAGGACGGTGAAGTGTACTGCAAGACAGATTACATCAA AAAATTCAAAACCAGCTGCGCAAAATGTTCCCGCTCCATCTCCCCTTCGGACTGGGTACGGAGGGCGCGAGATTTCGTGTTTCATTTGGCGTGTTTCGCGTGTGATTCCTGCGGTCGGCAGCTCTCCACGGGGGAACAATTTGCCATCATCGACGATCGGGTGCTGTGCAAGACACACTACATGGAGTTGATTGATGATGGGACAACTTCCAGCGAGGATGGCTGCGATGCGGAAGGCAACGGCAAGAACAAAACCAAGCGGATACGGACGACTTTCACCGAGGAACAGATTCAGATACTGCAGGCAAACTTCCAGATCGATAGCAACCCCGATGGGCAGGACCTGGAACGGATAGCACTGGCTACAGGGCTGAGCAAACGGGTGACGCAGGTGTGGTTCCAAAATTCGAGGGCGCGCCAGAAGAAGCACGGTGAGATTTACTCCCCCGGTACGGATGTGTGCGATACTAATCGGTTTGTGTCATTCGCAGTACCCCGTGGCCAGGAACTGTTCAACGGGCTTCGATCGGATTTGAACAATAACAGCAATAGCAATGATAGTCACAGTCAGGGCGGTACTCCGATAAGCGAAGAATGCGCTCTGGCCAAAGCTTCCATCTTCAACCACCATGGCTTCATCAATCTGATGGTGTGA
- the LOC131437937 gene encoding LIM/homeobox protein Awh-like isoform X2: protein MKTEYKSCGGCSEQITDRYIFEVSGCAWHGSCLRCSVCYCSLERQTSCYFKDGEVYCKTDYIKKFKTSCAKCSRSISPSDWVRRARDFVFHLACFACDSCGRQLSTGEQFAIIDDRVLCKTHYMELIDDGTTSSEDGCDAEGNGKNKTKRIRTTFTEEQIQILQANFQIDSNPDGQDLERIALATGLSKRVTQVWFQNSRARQKKHVPRGQELFNGLRSDLNNNSNSNDSHSQGGTPISEECALAKASIFNHHGFINLMV, encoded by the exons ACGGAATACAAATCCTGCGGTGGCTGCTCAGAACAGATCACCGATCGGTACATCTTCGAAGTGAGTGGTTGCGCGTGGCACGGATCCTGTCTGCGATGTAGTGTATGCTACTGCTCCCTGGAACGTCAGACCTCGTGCTACTTCAAGGACGGTGAAGTGTACTGCAAGACAGATTACATCAA AAAATTCAAAACCAGCTGCGCAAAATGTTCCCGCTCCATCTCCCCTTCGGACTGGGTACGGAGGGCGCGAGATTTCGTGTTTCATTTGGCGTGTTTCGCGTGTGATTCCTGCGGTCGGCAGCTCTCCACGGGGGAACAATTTGCCATCATCGACGATCGGGTGCTGTGCAAGACACACTACATGGAGTTGATTGATGATGGGACAACTTCCAGCGAGGATGGCTGCGATGCGGAAGGCAACGGCAAGAACAAAACCAAGCGGATACGGACGACTTTCACCGAGGAACAGATTCAGATACTGCAGGCAAACTTCCAGATCGATAGCAACCCCGATGGGCAGGACCTGGAACGGATAGCACTGGCTACAGGGCTGAGCAAACGGGTGACGCAGGTGTGGTTCCAAAATTCGAGGGCGCGCCAGAAGAAGCACG TACCCCGTGGCCAGGAACTGTTCAACGGGCTTCGATCGGATTTGAACAATAACAGCAATAGCAATGATAGTCACAGTCAGGGCGGTACTCCGATAAGCGAAGAATGCGCTCTGGCCAAAGCTTCCATCTTCAACCACCATGGCTTCATCAATCTGATGGTGTGA